The proteins below come from a single Camarhynchus parvulus chromosome 29, STF_HiC, whole genome shotgun sequence genomic window:
- the LOC115914530 gene encoding keratin, type II cytoskeletal 4-like, with product MSRQSCALGKGFSSSSVCFGGKNKVTFGSMPRGGCRGPAGGFSSRSLYSLGGSKSTSLGGFGGAGGTCRGFGGQGGFGLGAGAGFGGGYGAGCFGGGPGSGFGGFGGGFDGGMGGQGFPPCPPGGIREVTINQSLLAPLNLEIDPEIQKVRTQEREEIKKLNDKFASFIDKVRFLEQQNRVLETKWKLLQEQGGAGTGGRNLDPFFETYISGLRKQLDCLSSEKHQLDTELKSFQDMVEDFKTKYEEEINKRTAAENEFVLLKKDVDGVYMAKVELQGKLDSLLDEINFLKCLYEAELAQMQKTVSDTSVVLSMDNNRNLDLDSIIAEVKAQYEEIANRSRLEAESWYRCKYEELQATAGKHGDSLKDTKTEISELNRMIQRIRAEIDSVKKQCETIQTSIADAEQRGEVALKDARDKLTELETALQKAKADMARQLREYQELMNVKLALDIEIATYRKLLEGEECRMSGECQSSVSISVVGGSSSVGGGYGSGLCLGGGGIGFGSGKGSCNTGSAGLCFSLGGGGFGAGGGFGSLGGGSNSVVVGGSGTILKNSGPTRRA from the exons ATGTCTCGCCAGTCCTGTGCTCTTGGCAAGGggttcagctccagctctgtgtgcttcGGGGGCAAGAACAAGGTCACGTTTGGCTCCATGCCCCGTGGAGGATGCCGGGGACCTGCCGGTggcttcagcagcaggagcctctATTCCCTGGGGGGCAGTAAAAGCACCTCcctgggaggatttgggggggctgGTGGTACCTGCAGAGGCTTTGGAGGCCAAGGAGGCTTCGGCCTCGGGGCCGGAGCCGGATTTGGGGGTGGCTATGGTGCAGGGTGCTTTGGTGGAGGCCCTGGCAGTGGCTTTGGTGGCTTTGGTGGAGGATTTGATGGTGGGATGGGGGGCCAGGGCTTCCCCCCATGCCCCCCGGGTGGCATCAGGGAGGTGACCATCAACCAGAGCCTGCTGGCCCCCCTCAATCTGGAGATTGACCCCGAGATCCAGAAGGTTCGGACACAGGAGCGGGAGGAGATCAAGAAACTCAACGACAAATTTGCCTCCTTCATCGACAAG GTCCggttcctggagcagcagaaccGAGTCCTGGAGACCAagtggaagctgctgcaggaacagggtGGCGCAGGAACAGGGGGCAGGAACCTGGACCCTTTCTTTGAGACCTACATCAGTGGgctgaggaagcagctggaTTGTCTCTCCAGTGAGAAGCACCAGCTGGACACAGAGCTGAAGAGCTTCCAGGACATGGTAGAGGACTTCAAGACAAA GTACGAGGAGGAGATAAACAAAAGGACAGCAGCTGAGAATGAATTTGTGCTCCTGAAGAAG gatgtggATGGAGTCTATATGGCCAAGGTGGAACTCCAAGGAAAATTGGATTCTCTGTTGGATGAGATCAACTTCCTCAAGTGTCTTTACGAGGCA gagctggcccAGATGCAGAAGACGGTGTCTGACACCTCGGTGGTGCTGTCCATGGACAACAACCGGAACCTGGACCTGGACAGCATCATCGCCGAGGTGAAGGCGCAGTACGAGGAGATCGCCAACCGCAGCCGGCTGGAGGCCGAGTCCTGGTACCGGTGCAAG tatgaggagctgcaggcaacCGCAGGCAAGCATGGAGACAGCCTCAAGGACACCAAGACTGAGATCTCAGAGCTCAACCGCATGATCCAGAGGATCCGGGCTGAGATTGACAGTGTGAAGAAGCAG TGTGAGACCATTCAGACATCAATTGCGGATGCAGAGCAGCGCGGGGAGGTGGCTCTCAAGGATGCCAGGGATAAACTGACTGAGCTGGagacagccctgcagaaagccAAGGCTGACATGGCCCGGCAGCTCCGGGAGTACCAGGAGCTCATGAACGTCAAGCTGGCCCTGGACATCGAGATTGCGACCTacaggaagctgctggagggCGAGGAGTGCAG GATGTCTGGAGAGTGCCAGAGCTCTGTCAGCATCT ccgTGGTGGGCGGCAGCAGCTCCGTGGGAGGCGGATATGGCAGTGGACTGTGccttggaggaggaggaattggCTTTGGAAGtgggaaaggcagctgcaacacaggcagtgctggtttATGCTTCAGCCTGGGAGGGGGTGGATTTGGTGCTGGGGGTGGATTTGGCTCCCTGGGTGGGGGATCTAACTCGGTGGTGGTGGGGGGATCTGGCACCATCCTGAAGAACAGTGGCCCCACCAGGAGAGCATAG